In a genomic window of Anaeromicrobium sediminis:
- a CDS encoding ABC transporter permease has protein sequence MINRKMKIFFMLLPTLLIIGGIFFIGILKGFFISLGYFPEVGLEKFTLYYYKEVIKDKAFIDSLKFSLYTSFWSASIGVLVGVLLAYLLLEKKNKESIDYWLYKIPVIIPHTIGALIIYNIFSQTGILSRILNYLNLIDDYNDFFQLVYDTHGIGIILTYIWKEIPFVVLVVYTVLKGINTKLSEAALNLGASKRQVFFHILLPLAGPSIMGTFIIIFAFSFGSFEVPFLLGPTNPRALPVKAYIEYTNPDLRHRPYSMVINMVLSAISFIFIIMYVKVFKKISKYE, from the coding sequence ATGATAAATAGAAAGATGAAAATATTTTTTATGCTACTACCCACCCTACTAATTATAGGTGGAATATTCTTTATAGGCATATTGAAAGGTTTCTTTATAAGTTTAGGATATTTTCCAGAAGTGGGTCTCGAAAAATTCACATTATATTACTATAAAGAAGTGATAAAAGATAAAGCCTTCATAGATTCATTAAAGTTTAGTTTATATACTTCCTTTTGGTCAGCTAGTATAGGGGTCTTAGTAGGAGTGTTACTGGCTTATCTATTATTAGAAAAGAAAAATAAGGAAAGTATAGATTATTGGTTGTATAAAATACCTGTTATTATTCCTCACACTATAGGGGCTTTAATAATATACAATATATTTTCTCAAACAGGGATTCTTTCAAGGATTTTAAATTATTTAAATCTTATAGATGATTATAATGATTTTTTCCAATTAGTTTACGATACTCACGGCATAGGAATCATACTCACATACATATGGAAAGAGATACCATTTGTTGTGTTAGTTGTATATACAGTTTTAAAGGGTATAAATACTAAATTATCTGAAGCAGCATTAAACTTAGGCGCTAGTAAGAGACAAGTATTCTTCCATATATTATTACCATTGGCTGGACCTAGTATAATGGGCACATTTATAATTATATTTGCTTTTTCCTTTGGTTCCTTTGAGGTTCCTTTTTTATTAGGGCCTACTAATCCGAGAGCACTACCTGTAAAGGCATATATTGAATATACTAATCCAGATTTGAGACATAGACCTTATAGTATGGTTATAAATATGGTTTTATCAGCAATTTCGTTCATATTCATAATCATGTATGTTAAAGTATTTAAAAAAATTAGTAAATATGAATAA
- a CDS encoding TVP38/TMEM64 family protein, translating into MRKNKKILIGLVVILLISLTLRELGLLKYTSIDNLQKLKEWIESYGILGPIIYVLGYIMACLFFLPGLPIALLSGVVFGPIKGAILGSIGSTLGATAAFLVGRYIARDYVEELVKKNKTLRNIDKSVDDQGWRILMITRLVPIFPFNLQNYAYGLTKIKLKTYILVSWLCMMPATIGFSFVGAGFTEGMKDIKIMLTYVGIGGILLVLMSYVPKLIKERP; encoded by the coding sequence ATGAGAAAAAATAAGAAGATCCTAATTGGATTAGTTGTAATATTACTAATTTCTTTAACATTAAGGGAATTAGGATTACTTAAATATACAAGTATAGACAATTTACAAAAATTAAAGGAATGGATAGAGTCCTATGGAATATTAGGTCCTATAATATATGTATTAGGTTACATTATGGCTTGCTTATTTTTTTTACCAGGACTACCTATTGCTCTGTTATCAGGAGTTGTTTTTGGACCTATTAAGGGAGCAATCCTGGGGTCAATAGGTTCCACATTAGGTGCAACGGCAGCATTTTTAGTAGGAAGATATATTGCAAGGGATTATGTAGAGGAATTAGTTAAGAAAAATAAAACTTTAAGGAATATAGATAAAAGCGTAGATGATCAGGGATGGAGAATTTTAATGATAACTAGGTTAGTTCCTATTTTTCCTTTTAATCTTCAAAACTATGCCTACGGTTTGACTAAAATAAAATTAAAGACCTATATATTAGTGTCCTGGTTATGCATGATGCCTGCCACTATAGGTTTTTCCTTTGTAGGTGCTGGATTTACAGAGGGGATGAAAGACATTAAAATCATGCTTACCTATGTGGGAATTGGGGGCATTTTGTTAGTATTAATGTCATATGTACCAAAGCTTATTAAGGAAAGACCATAG
- a CDS encoding sensor histidine kinase, translating to MVEMDIREYEKIIDFIDIQIWTLTDIDKYGIANHTHASFLGKTKEDLRNKKFNEVLSNNESLGCTSSTKRAWDLKETVITREWIKNYNGEERLLKIIKKPQIGDDGEVKYIICKAFDITKNNQRKTRQKIRNLQYAAIVENHTDFICKFFPDTTLTYANKTYCDYFGKTYEELIGSKFLDLVPKDEQEGVLRSYDGININNPTRTHEHRSVYKDGTLRWQKWTDEAFFDDYGNIIEFQSMGVDITDLKEREALLDEKIKESEEVISNILEYDKLKTEFFANISHELRTPLNLILGTLQLIELKKKNNNLMDKEHKILKQNCYRLIRLIDNLIDVTKIDAGYLELSLSNSNIVKIAEDIALSVVQFAQNKGIDVVFDTNMEDHNIAFDLDKLERILLNLLSNALKFTNEGGKIQVRVNVENESTSIVVEDDGIGIPKNKIDKIFDRFVQVDKTFKRHREGSGIGLALTSELIKMHGGNISVESEINNGSKFTVTIPNRIVEDMENNICDNYYNNSVERTYIEFSDIYS from the coding sequence ATGGTAGAAATGGATATAAGGGAGTATGAGAAAATCATAGATTTTATTGATATTCAAATTTGGACTCTAACAGATATAGATAAATACGGAATTGCCAATCATACACATGCTTCCTTCTTAGGAAAGACAAAGGAAGATCTTAGAAATAAAAAATTTAATGAAGTTTTATCTAATAATGAATCCCTAGGATGTACATCTAGTACTAAGAGAGCTTGGGATTTAAAAGAGACTGTAATAACAAGAGAGTGGATTAAAAATTATAATGGGGAAGAAAGATTATTAAAAATTATAAAAAAACCACAAATTGGAGACGATGGTGAAGTAAAATATATAATATGTAAGGCCTTTGATATAACTAAAAATAATCAGAGGAAAACTCGCCAAAAAATAAGGAATTTACAATATGCTGCCATTGTGGAAAATCATACGGATTTCATTTGTAAATTTTTCCCAGACACCACGTTGACCTATGCTAATAAGACCTATTGCGATTATTTTGGGAAAACCTACGAGGAATTGATTGGAAGTAAGTTTTTAGATTTAGTACCAAAAGATGAACAGGAAGGTGTCCTTAGAAGTTATGATGGAATTAATATAAATAATCCTACAAGAACACATGAACATAGAAGTGTGTACAAGGATGGTACTTTAAGGTGGCAGAAATGGACAGATGAGGCATTTTTCGATGATTATGGAAATATAATAGAATTTCAATCTATGGGTGTAGACATAACAGATTTAAAAGAGAGAGAAGCGCTTTTAGATGAAAAGATAAAGGAAAGTGAAGAGGTTATAAGTAATATATTAGAATATGATAAGTTAAAGACTGAGTTCTTTGCTAATATATCCCATGAACTTAGGACACCTCTTAATTTAATATTGGGAACGTTGCAATTGATAGAGTTGAAAAAGAAAAATAATAATCTTATGGATAAAGAACATAAAATATTAAAGCAAAATTGCTATAGATTAATAAGATTAATAGACAATTTAATAGATGTTACAAAAATAGATGCGGGCTATTTAGAACTATCACTTAGCAATAGTAATATAGTAAAGATTGCAGAAGATATAGCCTTGTCAGTGGTGCAATTTGCTCAAAATAAAGGTATTGATGTAGTATTTGATACTAATATGGAAGACCATAATATTGCCTTTGATTTAGACAAACTTGAAAGAATATTATTAAATTTATTGTCTAATGCTCTAAAATTCACTAATGAGGGTGGTAAAATTCAAGTTAGGGTAAATGTGGAGAATGAAAGCACATCCATTGTGGTAGAGGATGATGGTATAGGCATACCAAAAAATAAAATTGATAAAATATTTGATAGATTTGTTCAAGTTGATAAAACTTTTAAAAGACATAGGGAAGGTAGTGGAATAGGACTTGCATTAACTAGTGAACTTATAAAAATGCATGGGGGAAATATTTCTGTTGAAAGTGAAATAAATAATGGAAGTAAATTTACAGTGACTATCCCAAACAGAATAGTAGAAGATATGGAAAATAATATATGCGACAATTATTATAATAATTCCGTTGAGCGAACTTACATTGAGTTTTCGGATATATATTCATAA
- a CDS encoding ABC transporter ATP-binding protein produces the protein MSKIQIKNVSKKFQHKEILKNINLTIEEGELISLLGPSGCGKTTTLKIIAGLMDFDEGDILFDGVSVLKKNSNKRGAVIVFQDYLLFPHMTVEENIGFGLKMAKRNKRDIKEVVNKMIELVELTGHGRKYPRELSGGQQQRVAIARALAVEPKVLLLDEPFSNLDIRLRESMRQFVLNIQRRLKITTILVTHDKEEALLCSHKVAVMLNGQIKDYDTPKNIYERPKSIDVCKFFGGRNYIEGRVKDYFFESALGEMKVQLDNKEKATCVIRPEIIKIRKEDSKGMVGHIKSMKYGGDKTYYEVEVENILLKVIDICNDELYIGDRVNIIIDENKILVY, from the coding sequence ATGTCCAAAATCCAAATAAAGAATGTGAGCAAGAAATTTCAACATAAAGAAATACTAAAAAATATAAATTTGACTATTGAAGAAGGAGAGTTAATATCATTATTAGGTCCTTCTGGATGTGGAAAAACTACAACCCTAAAGATAATAGCAGGATTAATGGACTTCGATGAAGGGGACATACTATTTGATGGAGTGTCTGTACTTAAAAAAAATTCTAATAAAAGGGGAGCAGTCATAGTATTTCAAGATTATTTACTATTTCCCCATATGACTGTAGAGGAAAATATAGGCTTTGGTCTTAAGATGGCTAAAAGAAATAAAAGAGATATTAAAGAAGTAGTAAATAAAATGATTGAGTTAGTAGAGTTGACAGGTCATGGAAGAAAGTATCCAAGGGAGTTATCGGGAGGACAACAGCAAAGGGTTGCAATAGCTAGAGCTTTAGCTGTGGAGCCTAAAGTATTATTATTAGATGAACCCTTTTCTAATTTAGATATAAGACTTAGGGAATCCATGAGGCAGTTCGTATTAAACATCCAAAGAAGGTTAAAGATAACTACCATATTAGTTACCCATGATAAGGAAGAGGCCCTATTATGCTCCCATAAAGTTGCAGTTATGTTAAATGGACAAATTAAGGATTATGATACTCCTAAAAACATATATGAGAGACCAAAATCTATAGATGTATGTAAATTCTTCGGAGGTAGAAATTATATAGAAGGAAGAGTTAAAGATTATTTCTTTGAAAGTGCCCTTGGAGAAATGAAGGTGCAACTAGATAATAAAGAAAAGGCAACTTGCGTTATACGCCCTGAAATAATTAAAATAAGAAAAGAAGATTCTAAAGGAATGGTAGGTCATATAAAATCCATGAAATATGGTGGAGATAAAACCTATTACGAAGTGGAAGTTGAAAATATCCTATTGAAAGTAATAGACATATGTAATGACGAACTATACATAGGAGATAGGGTAAATATAATAATTGATGAAAATAAAATACTAGTATATTAA
- a CDS encoding ABC transporter permease, protein MKKNKFICEFIIKIIILSLIIPVGTLIIWSFTARWPWPHMKPSGFNIGSIEYVFKSNNFFEVLFHSLGISFIVTILTNLISIPGAKAIGVYDFKGKELIKTLIIVPIIVPIVAVSMGIHVTFIKAGLANNTLGVIIVQLVVTLPYSMKILISAFENIKDKFEMQGQVLGANRFQQFRYITLPLIMPSLISSSSLVFVISFSQYFLTLLIGGGRVITYSMVMFPFIQSGDRSLGSAYGIIFIIITLAVLFLLDIMTKTYYRMEKYTCPKSK, encoded by the coding sequence ATGAAAAAAAATAAATTTATATGTGAATTTATAATTAAAATAATAATATTGAGCTTAATAATTCCTGTAGGAACATTGATAATATGGTCTTTTACTGCAAGATGGCCTTGGCCCCATATGAAACCTTCAGGTTTTAATATAGGGAGCATAGAGTATGTATTTAAGTCTAATAATTTTTTTGAGGTATTATTCCATAGTTTGGGTATATCCTTTATAGTTACAATACTAACTAATTTAATTAGTATTCCAGGAGCAAAGGCTATAGGTGTATACGATTTTAAGGGAAAAGAATTAATAAAAACATTAATAATAGTTCCAATAATAGTACCAATAGTTGCAGTGAGTATGGGAATACATGTGACTTTTATTAAGGCTGGTCTTGCTAATAATACCTTAGGAGTTATAATAGTTCAATTAGTAGTAACACTACCGTACAGTATGAAAATTTTGATTAGTGCCTTTGAAAATATTAAAGACAAATTTGAAATGCAAGGACAGGTGTTAGGTGCCAATAGGTTTCAGCAGTTTAGATATATTACACTACCTTTAATTATGCCTAGTTTAATAAGCTCTAGTTCCTTAGTATTTGTAATATCCTTTAGTCAATATTTTTTAACTCTTTTAATAGGTGGAGGTAGAGTTATTACCTATTCTATGGTCATGTTTCCCTTTATTCAGAGTGGCGATAGGTCTTTAGGGTCCGCCTATGGCATAATTTTTATAATTATAACATTAGCAGTATTATTTTTATTAGATATTATGACAAAAACATATTATAGAATGGAGAAATATACATGTCCAAAATCCAAATAA